The Inquilinus sp. Marseille-Q2685 genome includes a window with the following:
- a CDS encoding TetR/AcrR family transcriptional regulator, protein MAQTKTTGEAAAAGGAAPKRARDRIFAVADELFYRQGIRAVGVDTIAKEAGVAKISLYRAFPSKDDLVVAYLEDRNADYWQRWDKAFDKHEGDPRAQLRALMEYLADRTTAPGYRGCPFTNDATEFPEPSHPGRRVAEANKRELRQRLLRLAEALGAPDPQALADGLVLLVEGAYAISQTLRGRDGPGKAIVWAAEALVEAQLRRDESA, encoded by the coding sequence ATGGCGCAGACGAAGACGACCGGGGAGGCCGCGGCGGCGGGCGGCGCGGCGCCGAAGCGGGCGCGCGACCGGATCTTCGCGGTCGCCGATGAGCTGTTCTACCGCCAGGGCATCCGCGCGGTCGGGGTCGACACCATCGCCAAGGAGGCGGGGGTGGCCAAGATCAGCCTGTACCGCGCTTTTCCGTCCAAGGACGACCTTGTCGTCGCCTATCTCGAGGACCGCAACGCCGATTACTGGCAGCGCTGGGACAAGGCTTTCGACAAGCATGAGGGCGATCCCCGGGCGCAGCTGCGCGCCCTGATGGAGTATCTGGCCGACCGCACCACCGCGCCAGGCTATCGCGGCTGCCCCTTCACCAACGACGCCACCGAGTTCCCCGAACCGAGCCATCCCGGCCGCCGGGTGGCCGAGGCGAACAAGCGCGAGCTGCGGCAGCGCCTGCTGCGCCTGGCCGAGGCGCTCGGCGCGCCCGACCCGCAGGCGCTGGCCGACGGTCTGGTGCTGCTGGTCGAGGGCGCCTATGCGATCAGCCAGACCCTGCGCGGCCGCGACGGCCCGGGCAAGGCGATCGTCTGGGCGGCCGAGGCGCTGGTCGAGGCGCAGCTCAGGCGGGACGAGAGCGCCTGA
- a CDS encoding MFS transporter codes for MTALVARLVSGRMHFGWIAAAVAFLVLLSAAGVRATPSVLIVPLEQSFGWSRDAISFAIGVNIFLYGLMGPFAAAAMQRFGIRPVIIFALALLAAAVSGSTLITQEWQLVLTWGVLVGFGSGIAAMVFGATIVNRWFQERRGLVMGLLTASTATGSLVFLPILAEVAENFGWQPVAWVVAAVVAAMIPLVALLLPERPQDVGLSRLGEAPGAAPAAATGNPIVTAFRILGRATKKRDFWLLAGSFFVCGLTTNGLIGTHLIAACMDQGIPATTGALLLAAMGIFDLIGTTASGWLSDRYSSRWLLFWYYGLRGLSLVYLPFSGFSFYGLSVFAVFYGLDWIATVPPTLKLTTDAFGKDDAPVVFGWIAAAHQVGAATAAFGAGVIRTAMDGYLLAFLIAGVICVGTAFMVLAIGRGSRPAAGRLAEATA; via the coding sequence ATGACCGCCCTTGTCGCCCGCCTGGTATCGGGCCGCATGCATTTCGGCTGGATCGCGGCTGCGGTCGCCTTCCTGGTCCTGCTCTCCGCCGCAGGCGTCCGGGCGACGCCCAGCGTGCTGATCGTGCCGCTGGAGCAGTCCTTCGGCTGGAGCCGCGACGCCATCTCCTTCGCCATCGGCGTGAACATCTTCCTCTACGGGCTGATGGGGCCCTTCGCCGCGGCGGCGATGCAGCGCTTCGGCATCCGCCCGGTGATCATCTTCGCCCTGGCGCTGCTGGCCGCCGCCGTGTCCGGCTCGACCCTGATCACCCAGGAATGGCAGCTGGTGCTGACCTGGGGCGTGCTGGTCGGCTTCGGCAGCGGCATCGCCGCCATGGTGTTCGGCGCCACCATCGTCAACCGCTGGTTCCAGGAGCGGCGCGGCCTGGTCATGGGCCTCCTGACCGCCAGCACCGCCACCGGGTCGCTGGTGTTCCTGCCGATCCTGGCCGAGGTCGCCGAGAATTTCGGCTGGCAGCCGGTGGCCTGGGTGGTCGCCGCCGTGGTGGCCGCGATGATCCCGCTGGTGGCCCTGCTGCTGCCGGAGCGGCCGCAGGATGTCGGCCTGTCCCGCCTGGGCGAGGCGCCGGGGGCCGCACCGGCCGCCGCCACCGGCAACCCGATCGTCACCGCCTTCCGCATCCTCGGCCGGGCCACGAAGAAGCGCGATTTCTGGCTGCTGGCCGGCAGCTTCTTCGTCTGCGGCCTGACCACCAACGGGCTGATCGGCACCCATCTGATCGCCGCCTGCATGGACCAGGGCATTCCGGCCACCACCGGCGCCCTGCTGCTGGCCGCCATGGGCATCTTCGACCTGATCGGCACCACCGCCTCGGGCTGGCTGTCCGACCGCTACTCCAGCCGCTGGCTGCTGTTCTGGTATTACGGCCTGCGCGGCCTGTCGCTGGTGTACCTGCCCTTCTCCGGCTTCAGCTTCTACGGCCTGTCGGTCTTCGCCGTGTTCTACGGCCTCGACTGGATCGCCACGGTGCCGCCGACGCTGAAGCTGACCACCGACGCCTTCGGCAAGGACGACGCGCCGGTGGTGTTCGGCTGGATCGCCGCGGCGCACCAGGTCGGCGCCGCCACCGCCGCCTTCGGCGCCGGGGTGATCCGCACTGCCATGGACGGCTACCTCCTGGCCTTCCTGATCGCCGGGGTGATCTGCGTCGGCACTGCCTTCATGGTGCTGGCGATCGGCCGCGGTTCCCGCCCCGCCGCTGGCCGGCTAGCTGAAGCGACCGCCTGA
- a CDS encoding 5-guanidino-2-oxopentanoate decarboxylase, which produces MADNCAQAIIDAFTRSGVDTAFGIPGVHTLELYRALGRNGLRHVAVRHEQGAAFMADGHARASGRPAICVLITGPGLLNAATGIGQAYSDSVPMVVLSTVNARADLGLGRGELHEMRNQRLAMEGLVASALTVVDPSQARAVADLSLARMTLGRPRPVYIELPLDVATAEAPEDLGALPPLPLPAPNPAALDQAAGLLREAKRPMIRLGGGAVGAADAARRLAESLGAVVACSIAGKGVVPDDGPHSIGSRIGTAEGQRLVGEADVVLAVGTELAMNDRWSPLRFQGSLIRFDLDPDVLVRDHRPTVPLLCDAGLALEGLAEALSDLTGRPVWAGDLEPVRRAADAAEFGDKPGHLAFLARLRDALPDDAVVVTDMTQIAYTGNVVFPSRQPRGWLHPVGFGTLGYALPAAIGAKLARPQAQVVALAGDYGLGFTCQELGTAADLGLGLPVVVWNNRGLGQIAYGMDKAGIDRLGVDIDPPAFDAMAATYGCGYAAVDDPRHLPQRLAAAFEDGRPTLIEVAAA; this is translated from the coding sequence ATGGCGGACAACTGCGCCCAGGCGATCATCGACGCCTTCACCCGCAGCGGCGTGGACACCGCCTTCGGCATCCCCGGCGTGCACACGCTCGAGCTGTACCGCGCCCTCGGCCGCAACGGGCTGCGCCATGTCGCCGTGCGGCACGAGCAGGGCGCCGCCTTCATGGCCGACGGCCATGCCAGGGCCAGCGGCCGGCCGGCGATCTGCGTGCTGATCACCGGCCCCGGCCTGCTCAACGCCGCCACCGGCATCGGCCAGGCCTATTCCGACAGCGTGCCGATGGTGGTGCTGTCGACCGTCAACGCCCGCGCCGATCTCGGCCTCGGCCGGGGCGAGCTGCACGAGATGCGCAACCAGCGCCTGGCGATGGAGGGGCTGGTCGCCTCCGCCCTCACCGTGGTCGACCCGTCCCAGGCCCGCGCCGTGGCCGATCTCAGCCTGGCCCGGATGACGCTGGGCCGGCCCCGGCCGGTCTATATCGAGCTGCCGCTCGACGTCGCCACCGCCGAGGCGCCTGAGGATTTGGGCGCGCTGCCGCCGCTGCCGCTGCCGGCCCCGAACCCGGCGGCGCTGGACCAGGCGGCCGGGCTGCTGCGCGAGGCCAAGCGGCCGATGATCCGGCTCGGCGGCGGCGCCGTGGGCGCGGCCGACGCGGCCCGGCGCCTCGCCGAGAGCCTGGGCGCGGTGGTCGCCTGCTCGATCGCCGGCAAGGGCGTCGTGCCGGATGACGGGCCGCATTCGATCGGCTCCCGCATCGGCACGGCGGAGGGGCAGCGCCTGGTCGGCGAGGCCGATGTCGTGCTCGCCGTCGGCACCGAGCTGGCGATGAACGACCGCTGGTCGCCGTTGCGCTTCCAAGGATCGCTGATCCGGTTCGACCTCGACCCCGACGTGCTGGTGCGCGATCACCGTCCCACGGTGCCGCTGCTCTGCGACGCCGGGCTGGCGCTGGAGGGGTTGGCGGAAGCCCTGTCCGACCTGACCGGCCGCCCGGTCTGGGCCGGCGATCTGGAGCCGGTGCGCCGGGCCGCCGACGCCGCGGAGTTCGGCGACAAGCCCGGCCATCTGGCCTTCCTGGCCAGGCTGCGCGACGCGCTGCCGGACGATGCCGTCGTGGTCACCGACATGACCCAGATCGCCTATACCGGCAACGTCGTGTTCCCGTCGCGGCAGCCGCGCGGCTGGCTGCACCCGGTCGGCTTCGGCACGCTGGGCTATGCGCTTCCGGCCGCGATCGGGGCCAAGCTGGCGCGGCCGCAGGCGCAGGTGGTGGCGCTGGCCGGCGACTACGGCCTCGGCTTCACCTGCCAGGAGCTGGGGACGGCCGCGGATCTCGGCCTCGGCCTGCCGGTCGTGGTCTGGAACAACCGCGGCCTCGGCCAGATCGCCTACGGCATGGACAAGGCCGGGATCGACCGCCTCGGCGTCGACATCGACCCGCCGGCCTTCGACGCCATGGCCGCGACCTATGGCTGCGGCTACGCCGCGGTCGACGACCCGCGCCACCTGCCGCAGCGCCTCGCCGCCGCCTTCGAGGACGGCAGGCCGACCCTGATCGAGGTCGCGGCGGCGTAG
- a CDS encoding type 1 glutamine amidotransferase domain-containing protein codes for MPERLDGRRIAVLVANGFEQVEMTEPVKALKEAGAKVEIVSPEASQVTGHKHLDKGDSFPVDVPLDRAKPDGYDGLLIPGGVHSPDQLRMNDRALGFVRSFFESGKPVAAICHGPQLLISAGVVDGCEMTGYKAIQVDLENAGATVYDREVVVDQGLVTSRSPDDIPAFNAKMVEEFAEGRHSGRAAG; via the coding sequence ATGCCCGAACGTCTCGACGGACGCAGGATCGCCGTGCTCGTCGCCAACGGCTTCGAGCAGGTGGAGATGACCGAGCCGGTCAAGGCCCTGAAGGAGGCCGGGGCCAAGGTCGAGATCGTCAGCCCGGAAGCCTCGCAGGTGACCGGGCACAAGCATCTCGACAAGGGCGACAGCTTCCCGGTCGACGTGCCGCTCGACCGGGCCAAGCCCGACGGCTATGACGGCCTCCTGATCCCGGGCGGCGTGCACAGCCCGGACCAGCTGCGCATGAACGACCGGGCGCTCGGCTTCGTCCGAAGCTTCTTCGAGTCCGGCAAGCCGGTGGCGGCGATCTGCCACGGACCGCAGCTGCTGATCAGCGCCGGCGTGGTCGATGGCTGCGAGATGACCGGCTACAAGGCGATCCAGGTCGATCTCGAAAATGCCGGCGCCACGGTGTACGACCGCGAGGTGGTGGTCGATCAGGGCCTGGTCACCAGCCGGTCGCCGGACGACATCCCGGCCTTCAACGCCAAGATGGTCGAGGAATTCGCCGAGGGCCGGCACAGCGGCCGGGCCGCCGGCTGA
- a CDS encoding thiol-disulfide oxidoreductase DCC family protein, whose product MIEREPYSWRQDPAVPPFPDDRPVIVFDGQCVLCSGWARFILKHDTAKRFRLLPAQSPTGRALYIHFGLDPEDYETNILLADGVAWLKSESVIRTALGLGFPWSLTAALLVLPFGWRERLYDLLARNRFRLFGRSDSCVLPAPGQEDRFLT is encoded by the coding sequence ATGATCGAGCGGGAACCCTACAGCTGGCGGCAGGATCCGGCAGTGCCGCCCTTCCCCGACGACCGGCCGGTGATCGTGTTCGACGGTCAGTGCGTGCTGTGCTCCGGCTGGGCCCGGTTCATCCTGAAGCACGACACGGCGAAGCGGTTCCGGCTGCTGCCGGCGCAATCGCCGACCGGCCGGGCGCTCTACATCCATTTCGGGCTCGACCCGGAGGATTACGAGACCAACATCCTGCTGGCCGACGGCGTCGCCTGGCTGAAGTCGGAGAGCGTGATCCGCACCGCGCTCGGCCTCGGCTTCCCGTGGTCGCTGACCGCGGCGCTGCTGGTCCTGCCCTTCGGCTGGCGCGAGAGGCTGTACGACCTTCTGGCCCGCAACCGCTTCCGCCTGTTCGGCCGCAGCGACAGCTGCGTGCTGCCGGCTCCGGGGCAGGAGGACCGCTTCCTGACATGA
- a CDS encoding ABC transporter ATP-binding protein, with product MDTDFLEISGLRKSYGQNTVVHDFDLAVKRGEFISFLGPSGCGKPTPLRMVGGFETPPGGSTRGDGRGVPRPRPNQRNVGMGFQAYALFPNMTVADNVAFGLKVAKKPAAEIAQRVKEMLELIKLPHLADRYPYQLSGGQQQRVALARALANKPKVLLLDEPLSALDAKIRVSLRTEIKALQRDLGITTIFVTHDQEEALSMSDRIVVMNEGYAEQVGTPFEIYNYPRTRFVASFVGTLNILRGQVTDAAGGRIRIDGQDIVAARGVADARDGEVRSVALRPEAIALAGSAEDRGADRNRMQGTIEDVNFLGAVVRVRVRFQENAVSLDTFNSPSLAPPERGQPVTVTFGREDVLVLEGEHA from the coding sequence ATGGACACGGACTTCCTCGAGATCAGCGGCCTGCGCAAGAGCTACGGCCAGAACACCGTGGTCCACGATTTCGACCTGGCGGTGAAGCGCGGCGAGTTCATCTCCTTCCTCGGCCCCTCCGGCTGCGGCAAGCCCACGCCCCTGCGCATGGTGGGGGGGTTCGAGACCCCGCCCGGCGGGTCGACCCGCGGCGACGGCCGCGGCGTCCCCCGCCCCAGGCCCAACCAGCGCAATGTCGGCATGGGGTTCCAGGCCTATGCGCTGTTCCCGAACATGACGGTGGCGGACAACGTCGCCTTCGGCCTGAAGGTGGCGAAGAAGCCGGCCGCCGAGATCGCCCAGCGGGTCAAGGAGATGCTGGAGCTGATCAAGCTGCCGCACCTCGCCGACCGCTACCCCTACCAGCTGTCCGGCGGGCAGCAGCAGCGCGTCGCCCTGGCCCGGGCGCTGGCCAACAAGCCGAAGGTGCTGCTGCTGGACGAGCCGCTGTCGGCGCTGGACGCCAAGATCCGGGTGTCGCTGCGCACCGAGATCAAGGCGTTGCAGCGCGACCTGGGCATCACCACCATCTTCGTCACGCACGACCAGGAAGAAGCCCTGTCGATGTCGGACCGGATCGTGGTGATGAACGAGGGCTATGCCGAGCAGGTCGGCACGCCGTTCGAGATCTACAACTATCCGCGCACCCGCTTCGTCGCCTCCTTCGTCGGCACGCTGAACATCCTGCGCGGCCAGGTGACCGACGCCGCCGGCGGTCGAATCCGCATCGACGGTCAGGACATCGTCGCCGCCCGAGGTGTCGCCGACGCCAGGGACGGCGAGGTCCGCTCGGTGGCGCTGCGGCCGGAGGCGATCGCCCTGGCCGGATCGGCCGAGGATCGGGGTGCCGACCGCAACCGCATGCAGGGCACGATCGAGGATGTGAACTTCCTCGGCGCGGTGGTGCGTGTCCGGGTCCGGTTCCAGGAGAACGCGGTCTCGCTCGACACCTTCAACAGCCCCAGCCTGGCCCCGCCCGAGCGCGGCCAGCCGGTCACCGTCACCTTCGGCCGGGAGGATGTGCTGGTGCTGGAGGGGGAGCACGCCTGA
- a CDS encoding DinB family protein, which produces MAASLADHFRQMARNNAWANARLHAACLRLTPEEFAAPRTGFFPSLRRTLNHILIVDRSYLADLKGTGRAYPIDPIPYPDAVDLAAAQAQMDRDLVRFCDGLDAAGLDRVVPIDRRDGVAYRETVTAILSHLFQHQIHHRGQAHAMLSGTRVAPPQLDEFFLASDAPRREAELKRLGLDRR; this is translated from the coding sequence ATGGCGGCATCGCTGGCCGATCATTTCCGCCAGATGGCCCGCAACAACGCCTGGGCCAATGCCCGGCTGCATGCCGCGTGCCTCAGGCTGACGCCGGAGGAGTTCGCGGCGCCGCGCACCGGCTTCTTCCCCTCGCTGCGGCGGACGCTGAACCATATCCTGATCGTCGACCGCTCGTACCTGGCCGATCTCAAGGGCACCGGCCGGGCATATCCGATCGACCCGATCCCCTATCCCGACGCGGTCGACCTGGCCGCCGCCCAGGCCCAGATGGACCGCGACCTGGTCCGGTTCTGCGACGGGCTCGACGCCGCCGGCCTCGACCGGGTGGTGCCGATCGACCGCCGCGACGGCGTCGCCTATCGCGAGACGGTCACGGCCATCCTGTCGCACCTGTTCCAGCACCAGATCCACCACCGCGGCCAAGCACACGCCATGCTGTCGGGCACGCGGGTGGCGCCGCCGCAGCTGGACGAGTTCTTCCTCGCCTCCGACGCGCCGCGGCGGGAGGCGGAGCTGAAGCGGCTGGGGCTGGACCGGCGGTAG
- a CDS encoding dihydrodipicolinate synthase family protein, whose protein sequence is MAGQRWAGVYTAITTKMDARQEVDLAAVRDDVAFQIENGVDGIICCGSIGEASTLTADEKMAIAGAVRETAGGHPVLLTVAEDSTRAAAALAERAAAAGMDGLMLLPAMRYVSDRRETIQHFRTVARATGLPIMVYNNPIAYSVDITPEMFAEMADEPNFVAIKESSGDVRRITDILNTVGDRYAIFTGVDDLALESLMLGAVGWVAGLVCAFPRETVAIHKLVAAGRIPEALEIYRWFMPLLHLDVSLRFVQNVKLAETIVRGTSTVVRQPRLELQGAERDRVETIVRTALAKRPDLAKYGV, encoded by the coding sequence ATGGCGGGGCAGCGCTGGGCCGGGGTTTACACGGCGATCACCACCAAGATGGACGCGCGGCAGGAGGTCGACCTGGCCGCGGTGCGCGACGATGTCGCGTTCCAGATCGAGAACGGGGTCGACGGCATCATCTGCTGCGGCTCGATTGGCGAGGCCAGCACCCTGACCGCGGACGAGAAGATGGCGATCGCCGGCGCGGTCAGGGAGACGGCGGGCGGCCACCCGGTGCTGCTCACCGTGGCCGAGGATTCGACGCGGGCCGCGGCGGCGCTGGCCGAACGGGCCGCGGCCGCCGGGATGGACGGGCTGATGCTGCTGCCGGCGATGCGCTACGTCTCCGACCGGCGCGAGACCATCCAGCATTTCCGCACCGTGGCGCGGGCGACCGGCCTCCCGATCATGGTCTACAACAACCCGATCGCCTATTCGGTCGACATCACGCCGGAGATGTTCGCCGAGATGGCGGACGAGCCGAACTTCGTCGCCATCAAGGAATCATCGGGCGACGTCCGCCGCATCACCGACATCCTGAACACGGTGGGCGACCGCTACGCCATCTTCACCGGCGTCGACGATCTGGCGCTGGAAAGCCTGATGCTGGGCGCGGTCGGCTGGGTCGCCGGCCTGGTCTGCGCCTTCCCGCGCGAGACCGTGGCGATCCACAAGCTGGTCGCGGCCGGCCGGATCCCCGAGGCGCTCGAGATCTACCGCTGGTTCATGCCGCTCCTGCACCTCGACGTGTCGCTGCGCTTCGTCCAGAACGTCAAGCTGGCCGAGACGATCGTGCGCGGCACCTCGACCGTGGTGCGCCAGCCGCGGCTGGAGCTGCAGGGGGCGGAGCGCGACCGGGTCGAGACCATCGTCCGCACCGCCCTGGCGAAGCGGCCGGACCTGGCGAAATACGGGGTCTGA
- the malQ gene encoding 4-alpha-glucanotransferase: MDDALRDRARRAGIAPDWTDVTGQARSVAPETLERLLALTGADEPAAAVPPLVTGVIHQAIPLPPEAGTGVAILVLESGERAEITVHPGDDGRCWGPPIDRPGYHRLQLRDREITLAVAPPRCFGLDEVARGGRMWGLAAQIYGLRRPGDGGIGDSRGIVELARAAGRAGADALALSPTPALFTAEPERFGPYSPSSRLFLNPLLADPAALFGQGRVAAAIRAAGVGEALQRGEAATLIDWPEAARAKLSLFRALSDGFDAGSGGGLAEDFAGFVRAGGALLQDHARFEALQAARLAADPADRDWRRWPPALRDPAGAAVAEFAAAHDREIRFHLFLQWLADRAFAAAQAGARSAGMRIGLIADLAVSMDATGSHAWSRPTDVLGGASIGSPPDAFNADGQNWTLAAISPRAMVETGFAPFLDTLRATLRHAGGIRIDHVMGLARLWLVPDGMAPTEGAYLTYPAEDLLRLVALESHRHRAVVIGEDLGTLPWGFAGRLADHAVAGMRVLWFEREGDGFKPAERWDAGAVAMSSTHDLPPVAGWWRGTDIAARTELGQYADGGAAERAQREADRGRLWQAVGAGPAPEEPGPVVDAALRFVARSPSRLALVPLEDALGLDRQPNLPGTIDEYPNWRRRLERPAGEALAEPAVAARLAAIRRERQR; the protein is encoded by the coding sequence GTGGACGACGCCCTGCGTGACCGGGCCCGCCGGGCCGGCATCGCGCCCGACTGGACCGACGTCACCGGCCAGGCCCGCAGCGTGGCGCCGGAAACGCTGGAGCGGCTGCTGGCGCTGACCGGCGCCGACGAGCCGGCCGCGGCGGTGCCGCCGCTGGTCACCGGCGTGATCCATCAGGCAATCCCGCTGCCGCCCGAGGCCGGCACCGGCGTCGCCATCCTGGTCCTGGAATCGGGCGAGCGGGCCGAGATCACCGTCCATCCGGGCGATGACGGGCGCTGCTGGGGTCCGCCGATCGACCGGCCCGGCTATCACCGGCTGCAGCTGCGCGACCGCGAGATCACCCTGGCGGTGGCGCCGCCCCGCTGCTTCGGCCTGGACGAGGTCGCCCGCGGCGGCCGGATGTGGGGCCTGGCTGCGCAGATCTACGGCTTGCGGCGCCCGGGCGATGGCGGCATCGGGGACAGCCGCGGCATTGTCGAACTGGCCCGGGCGGCCGGTCGCGCCGGGGCCGACGCGCTGGCGCTGAGCCCGACCCCCGCCCTGTTCACGGCCGAGCCGGAGCGCTTCGGCCCCTACTCCCCCTCCAGCCGCCTGTTCCTCAACCCGCTGCTGGCCGATCCCGCCGCGCTGTTCGGCCAGGGCCGCGTCGCCGCCGCGATCCGCGCGGCCGGCGTCGGCGAGGCGCTGCAGCGGGGCGAGGCGGCGACGCTGATCGACTGGCCGGAGGCGGCGCGGGCCAAGCTGTCGCTGTTCCGCGCTCTGTCCGACGGCTTCGATGCCGGGTCCGGCGGCGGCCTGGCCGAGGACTTCGCCGGCTTCGTCCGGGCCGGCGGGGCGCTGCTGCAGGACCATGCCCGGTTCGAGGCGCTGCAGGCGGCGCGCCTGGCCGCCGATCCGGCCGACCGCGACTGGCGGCGGTGGCCGCCGGCGCTGCGCGATCCCGCCGGCGCCGCGGTGGCGGAGTTCGCGGCCGCGCATGATCGCGAGATCCGCTTCCACCTGTTCCTGCAATGGCTGGCCGACCGCGCCTTCGCCGCCGCCCAGGCCGGGGCCCGGTCGGCCGGCATGCGCATCGGCCTGATCGCCGATCTGGCCGTCAGCATGGACGCCACCGGCAGCCATGCCTGGAGCCGCCCGACCGACGTGCTGGGCGGCGCCAGCATCGGGTCGCCGCCCGACGCCTTCAACGCCGACGGGCAGAACTGGACGCTGGCCGCCATCTCGCCGCGGGCGATGGTCGAGACCGGCTTCGCCCCGTTCCTGGACACGCTGCGGGCGACCCTGCGCCACGCTGGCGGCATCCGCATCGACCATGTCATGGGGCTGGCCCGGCTGTGGCTGGTGCCGGACGGGATGGCACCGACCGAAGGCGCCTATCTGACCTATCCGGCCGAGGACCTGCTGCGGCTGGTGGCGCTGGAATCGCACCGCCACCGCGCCGTGGTGATCGGCGAGGATCTGGGCACCCTGCCCTGGGGCTTCGCCGGCCGGCTGGCCGACCATGCCGTCGCCGGCATGCGGGTGCTGTGGTTCGAGCGCGAGGGCGACGGCTTCAAGCCGGCCGAGCGCTGGGATGCCGGCGCCGTCGCCATGAGCTCGACCCACGACCTGCCGCCGGTGGCCGGCTGGTGGCGCGGCACCGACATCGCAGCGCGGACGGAGCTCGGCCAATATGCCGATGGCGGCGCAGCGGAACGGGCGCAGCGCGAGGCCGACCGCGGCCGGCTGTGGCAGGCGGTCGGCGCCGGCCCGGCGCCGGAAGAGCCGGGACCGGTGGTCGATGCCGCGCTGCGCTTCGTCGCCCGCAGCCCGTCACGACTGGCACTGGTGCCGCTGGAGGATGCTCTGGGACTGGACCGGCAGCCGAACCTGCCCGGCACGATCGACGAGTATCCGAACTGGCGCCGCCGGCTGGAGCGCCCGGCCGGCGAAGCGCTGGCCGAGCCCGCCGTCGCCGCCCGCCTCGCTGCGATCCGCCGCGAGCGGCAGCGGTAA